From a region of the Geothrix sp. 21YS21S-2 genome:
- a CDS encoding mechanosensitive ion channel domain-containing protein — translation MNLRRLVPVVVFLILAGAVGAGLYQTRGPDAAPPPKPLPKGAEAQVDQEPNLTARRLAAFAFSPEEKQFARDAERLADHEVDLAFNDALRQAAYAAPPPTPAVRELQATKDKQERAVDEGGRNVARLTKAVAAAREQDKDDLEDQLEVAKAQLELDKDELDATGAMLEKLGADPVARIRRLKASFTAKEEAAEDEAAGAPARFQPGSLLQRLDTWNRLRRKAGLLAQARGNALAKTEELSARQQALEKDVAQEKEDRESARKQAKGFALNERGAAGAAGTSRETARATLMTLKYFTETQRTLADLGKRYQDEKELARVYQDWGSLVRLDQRAAAHAVLQHAAWIVLVLVLIWFAERIFEAIFGRITAGRKRVSRNLKVVKFAAQVVGVLAILLIILGTPSQLTTLFGLAGAGLTVALKDFIISFFGWFILVGPKGIHVGDWVEIRGVSGEVIEIGLLRTLILETGNWSDAGHPTGRVVSFVNSFAMEGHYFNFSSAGQWMWDELNVNVPAGKDPYPMVDGVRALVEARTGENAAQAFKEWERADRGYRIQGLKAEPSISIVPAGSGVEIRVRYITRAQDRNVLRKELNEAVVEMLHGKREEPAQPPVV, via the coding sequence ATGAACCTGCGCAGACTCGTCCCGGTCGTCGTCTTCCTGATCCTGGCCGGAGCGGTGGGCGCGGGACTCTACCAGACCCGGGGCCCGGACGCCGCGCCGCCCCCCAAGCCCCTGCCCAAGGGGGCCGAGGCCCAGGTGGACCAGGAGCCCAACCTCACCGCCCGGCGCCTGGCCGCCTTCGCCTTCTCCCCGGAGGAGAAGCAGTTCGCCCGCGACGCGGAACGCCTGGCCGACCATGAAGTGGATCTGGCCTTCAACGACGCCCTGCGCCAGGCCGCCTACGCCGCGCCTCCGCCCACCCCCGCCGTGCGCGAGCTCCAGGCGACCAAGGACAAGCAGGAACGGGCCGTGGACGAGGGCGGGCGGAACGTCGCCCGGCTCACCAAGGCCGTGGCCGCGGCCCGGGAACAGGACAAGGACGACCTGGAGGACCAGCTGGAGGTGGCCAAGGCCCAGCTCGAGCTGGACAAGGACGAACTGGACGCCACCGGGGCCATGCTCGAGAAGCTCGGCGCCGATCCCGTCGCCCGGATCCGCCGCCTCAAGGCCTCGTTCACAGCCAAGGAGGAAGCCGCCGAAGACGAGGCCGCCGGGGCCCCGGCGCGCTTCCAGCCCGGCAGCCTCCTGCAGCGCCTGGACACCTGGAACCGGCTGCGCAGGAAGGCCGGACTCCTGGCCCAGGCCCGCGGGAACGCCCTGGCCAAGACCGAGGAGCTCAGCGCGCGCCAGCAGGCCCTGGAAAAGGACGTCGCCCAGGAAAAGGAGGACCGGGAATCCGCCCGCAAGCAGGCCAAGGGCTTCGCCCTCAACGAGCGGGGCGCCGCCGGGGCCGCCGGCACCTCCCGGGAGACGGCCCGGGCCACGCTCATGACGCTCAAGTACTTCACCGAGACGCAGCGCACCCTGGCGGACCTGGGCAAGCGCTACCAGGACGAGAAGGAACTGGCGCGGGTCTACCAGGACTGGGGCAGCCTGGTGCGCCTGGACCAGCGCGCCGCGGCCCACGCCGTCCTCCAGCACGCCGCCTGGATCGTCCTGGTCCTGGTGCTCATCTGGTTCGCCGAGCGCATCTTCGAGGCGATCTTCGGCCGGATCACCGCCGGCCGCAAGCGCGTGAGCCGCAACCTGAAGGTGGTGAAGTTCGCCGCCCAGGTGGTGGGCGTCCTGGCCATCCTCCTCATCATCCTGGGCACGCCGAGCCAGCTCACCACGCTCTTCGGGCTCGCCGGCGCAGGCCTCACCGTGGCCCTGAAGGACTTCATCATCTCGTTCTTCGGGTGGTTCATCCTGGTGGGCCCCAAGGGCATCCACGTGGGCGACTGGGTGGAGATCCGGGGCGTCAGCGGCGAGGTCATCGAGATCGGCCTCCTGCGCACCCTGATCCTCGAGACGGGGAACTGGAGCGACGCCGGGCACCCCACGGGCCGGGTCGTCTCCTTCGTGAACAGCTTCGCCATGGAGGGGCACTACTTCAACTTCTCCTCCGCGGGCCAGTGGATGTGGGACGAACTCAACGTGAACGTGCCCGCCGGCAAGGACCCCTACCCCATGGTGGACGGCGTCCGGGCCCTGGTGGAGGCGCGCACGGGGGAGAACGCCGCGCAGGCCTTCAAGGAATGGGAACGGGCCGACCGCGGCTACCGCATCCAGGGCCTCAAGGCCGAGCCCAGCATCAGCATCGTCCCCGCCGGCAGCGGCGTGGAGATCCGGGTCCGCTACATCACCCGGGCCCAGGACCGCAACGTCCTGCGCAAGGAGCTGAACGAGGCCGTGGTGGAGATGCTGCACGGCAAGCGGGAGGAACCGGCCCAGCCACCGGTCGTATAG
- a CDS encoding glycoside hydrolase family 64 protein yields the protein MHPAARRASILALLLLLVPAFGQTPLRLTFSNRTRGPLAERPVYVTVTAQDDAGRFLRMDGAGAFHPCLPADNTVPLAGRRWCAYSFPLPGAVDLDTGLNLRGGRIYLSIGAPLWLRVDAATGGLVQPDPGNGEDPNRHTLFDWAEFALDRSGLHANTTCVDQFGLPLTLRARDRDGTAAGPVGLAASRSDLMRDFKATVPAAFRRLVQDLRIRAPGHAPEGPLRRHLDGYIREMWERYRREPLVLTPDQGTFTGRVEPGGVLVFTRPGDPERHLIRAMPTTLEAFRCDGPLAQGSALEKVLGAQLAAMLNRHILETPSRWRDASSYYAAGPANAYARFWHQRGLGGKAYGFAYDDVNDQATLIHVAEPEELDVGFRID from the coding sequence ATGCACCCTGCGGCCCGCAGGGCCTCCATCCTGGCCCTGCTCCTCCTCCTGGTCCCCGCCTTCGGCCAGACGCCCCTGCGCCTGACCTTCTCCAACCGCACGCGGGGCCCCCTGGCGGAGCGCCCCGTCTACGTCACCGTCACCGCCCAGGACGATGCGGGGCGGTTCCTGCGCATGGATGGCGCGGGCGCCTTCCATCCGTGCCTCCCCGCCGACAATACGGTTCCCCTGGCCGGCCGGCGTTGGTGCGCCTACTCCTTCCCCCTTCCCGGGGCCGTGGACCTGGACACGGGCCTCAACCTGCGCGGCGGGCGCATCTATCTGAGCATCGGCGCCCCCCTGTGGCTGCGGGTGGATGCCGCCACCGGGGGCCTGGTGCAGCCGGATCCGGGCAACGGGGAGGACCCCAACCGCCACACCCTCTTCGACTGGGCGGAGTTCGCCCTGGACCGCTCGGGGCTCCATGCCAACACCACCTGCGTGGACCAGTTCGGCCTGCCGCTCACCCTGCGGGCCCGGGACCGGGACGGGACCGCCGCGGGCCCCGTGGGGCTCGCCGCGAGCCGCTCGGACCTGATGCGGGACTTCAAGGCCACCGTCCCCGCGGCCTTCCGCCGCCTCGTCCAGGACCTGCGCATCCGCGCCCCCGGCCACGCCCCGGAGGGGCCCCTGCGCCGGCACCTGGACGGCTACATCCGGGAGATGTGGGAACGCTACCGCCGCGAACCCCTCGTCCTCACCCCGGACCAGGGCACCTTCACGGGCCGTGTGGAACCCGGCGGCGTCCTCGTCTTCACGCGCCCCGGGGACCCCGAGAGGCACCTGATCCGGGCCATGCCCACCACCCTCGAGGCCTTCCGCTGCGACGGCCCCCTGGCCCAGGGCAGCGCCCTGGAGAAGGTCCTGGGGGCCCAGCTCGCCGCGATGCTCAACCGCCACATCCTGGAGACGCCCTCGAGATGGCGGGACGCGTCAAGCTACTACGCCGCGGGCCCGGCCAACGCCTACGCGCGCTTCTGGCACCAGCGCGGGCTGGGGGGAAAGGCCTACGGCTTCGCCTACGACGACGTGAACGACCAGGCCACGCTCATCCACGTGGCTGAACCGGAGGAGCTGGACGTCGGGTTCAGGATCGACTAG
- a CDS encoding outer membrane beta-barrel protein: MKTSGFFLATVLIAGCGSLASAAEPVFGVQGALAFPVNDLTNVANLGLQAGGHGRWDFGGGHGLMARADITVFGSKDGASTTSFGVGADYTWHPDRNRRGVYLLGGVSLVSYGTSLHGHSDSRNGLGLDLGVGYDLDRHVGIQARYTTHNIDSATLATLNLGVTYSF, translated from the coding sequence TTGAAAACTTCCGGCTTCTTCCTTGCTACGGTCCTGATTGCGGGCTGCGGTTCCCTGGCTTCGGCGGCGGAACCCGTGTTCGGGGTGCAGGGCGCCCTGGCCTTCCCCGTGAACGACCTCACCAACGTGGCCAACCTGGGGCTCCAGGCGGGCGGTCACGGGCGGTGGGACTTCGGGGGCGGCCACGGCCTCATGGCCCGGGCCGACATCACGGTCTTCGGCTCGAAGGACGGCGCCTCCACCACCAGCTTCGGGGTGGGCGCCGACTACACCTGGCACCCGGACCGGAACCGCCGCGGCGTCTACCTCCTGGGCGGCGTTTCCCTGGTCAGCTACGGCACCTCGCTCCACGGCCATTCCGATTCGAGGAACGGCCTGGGCCTCGACCTGGGCGTGGGCTACGACCTGGACCGGCACGTGGGGATCCAGGCCCGCTACACGACGCACAACATCGACAGCGCCACCCTGGCCACCTTGAATCTGGGCGTGACTTACAGCTTCTAG
- a CDS encoding DNA-3-methyladenine glycosylase I produces MKPPPDPLPRCGWCGTDPAYVAYHDEEWGVPSRDDRHLFEMLILEGAQAGLSWSTILRKREAYRLAYDGFDPAAVAAYGPERLEAQLRDPGIVRNRLKVAAAVANARAFLAVQAEFGSFAAYLWAFVGDRPRVERRRTLAEVPAVSPEAEALSRDLKRRGFKFVGPTIIYAFMQAVGMVDDHVDTCWRRILAP; encoded by the coding sequence ATGAAACCTCCTCCCGATCCCCTCCCACGCTGCGGCTGGTGCGGCACCGACCCGGCCTACGTGGCCTACCATGACGAGGAGTGGGGCGTGCCGTCCCGGGACGACCGCCATCTCTTCGAGATGCTCATCCTCGAGGGCGCCCAGGCCGGCCTGAGCTGGTCCACGATCCTGCGCAAGCGGGAGGCGTACCGGCTCGCCTACGACGGCTTCGACCCCGCCGCGGTGGCGGCCTACGGCCCCGAGCGCCTGGAGGCCCAGCTGCGGGATCCCGGCATCGTCCGGAACCGGCTGAAGGTGGCCGCCGCCGTGGCCAACGCCCGGGCCTTCCTGGCCGTGCAGGCCGAGTTCGGCTCCTTCGCCGCCTACCTCTGGGCCTTCGTCGGGGACAGGCCCCGCGTGGAGCGGCGCCGGACCCTCGCCGAGGTCCCCGCCGTGAGCCCGGAGGCCGAGGCCCTCTCCCGGGACCTGAAGCGCCGGGGGTTCAAGTTCGTGGGGCCGACCATCATCTACGCGTTCATGCAGGCCGTGGGCATGGTGGATGATCACGTCGACACCTGCTGGCGGCGTATACTGGCGCCATGA
- a CDS encoding GxxExxY protein produces the protein MGRHWGEDWGDNYPHRDITEAIILAAIRVQIVLGPGLLENAYKACLAHELRLAGHEALREVHLDITYKELCVANAYIMDIVVDHKVVVEAKAIAKFSDADFAQLNSCLHFANFEVGLLINFHNWPLKDGGIKRLVNTKP, from the coding sequence ATGGGTCGGCATTGGGGCGAAGATTGGGGCGACAACTATCCCCATCGAGATATCACCGAAGCCATCATCCTCGCTGCCATCAGGGTGCAGATAGTTCTGGGGCCTGGACTCCTGGAAAATGCCTACAAGGCTTGCCTCGCCCATGAACTCAGGTTGGCCGGACACGAGGCCCTACGCGAGGTTCACCTCGACATCACCTACAAGGAATTGTGCGTCGCGAATGCCTACATCATGGATATCGTGGTGGACCACAAGGTGGTCGTCGAGGCGAAGGCCATTGCGAAGTTTTCGGATGCCGACTTCGCCCAACTGAATAGCTGCCTCCACTTTGCAAATTTCGAAGTGGGCCTGCTGATCAATTTTCATAACTGGCCCCTCAAGGACGGGGGCATCAAGCGACTCGTCAACACCAAGCCCTGA
- a CDS encoding IS630 family transposase: MARSRTLPARSVLRAKIVLHRASGESFRGIGQALGCDHRTAWQCLKRWEEAGFDGLERERPGRGRKSWVIALKGQEVLHKTTQPVNATHWSRASMAQATGVSESTVGRIWRQNGLKPHRTVGFKLSNDPHFEEKLVDIVALYLDPPEHAIVLSVDEKSQIQALDRTQPGLPMKKGRCGTMTHDYKRNGTTTLFAAMNTLDGTVISATMPRHRHEEWLKFLKRLERGTSKRLALHIICDNYATHKHPAVKSWLKGHSRVHVHFTPSSSSWLNMVERFFRDITENRIRRGIFRSVPELEAAIHTYIARHNAAPKPFVWTASANDILAKMTRARQALAAIRTASAKG; encoded by the coding sequence ATGGCGCGGAGCCGGACCTTGCCTGCGCGCAGCGTCTTGCGGGCCAAGATCGTTCTTCATCGAGCTTCTGGCGAGTCCTTTCGTGGCATCGGCCAGGCTTTGGGCTGTGATCATCGGACTGCTTGGCAATGCCTCAAGCGATGGGAGGAAGCGGGCTTCGATGGCCTCGAGAGGGAACGCCCAGGTCGAGGCCGGAAGTCTTGGGTGATTGCTTTGAAGGGGCAAGAGGTGCTCCATAAGACGACGCAGCCCGTCAATGCCACGCACTGGAGCCGGGCCTCCATGGCGCAGGCCACCGGGGTGAGCGAGAGCACGGTGGGACGCATTTGGCGTCAGAATGGCCTCAAGCCGCACCGCACCGTTGGTTTCAAGTTAAGCAACGATCCTCATTTCGAAGAGAAGTTGGTGGACATCGTGGCCCTGTATCTGGACCCTCCGGAGCATGCCATCGTGCTGAGCGTAGATGAGAAGAGCCAGATTCAGGCCCTGGACCGGACTCAGCCTGGCCTACCGATGAAGAAGGGTCGCTGCGGCACCATGACGCACGACTACAAGCGCAATGGAACGACCACCCTCTTTGCGGCCATGAACACGCTGGATGGTACGGTGATCTCGGCCACGATGCCACGTCATCGCCATGAGGAGTGGCTGAAGTTCCTCAAGCGGCTTGAGCGGGGTACGTCGAAGCGACTCGCTCTGCACATCATTTGCGACAACTACGCCACCCACAAACATCCGGCGGTCAAAAGCTGGTTGAAAGGCCATTCGAGGGTCCACGTTCACTTCACCCCCAGCAGTTCATCGTGGTTGAACATGGTGGAGCGATTTTTCCGGGACATCACGGAGAACCGCATCCGAAGGGGTATTTTCAGATCCGTCCCGGAACTCGAAGCAGCGATCCACACCTATATCGCGAGACACAATGCCGCTCCGAAACCATTTGTTTGGACCGCGTCCGCGAACGATATCCTCGCCAAGATGACACGAGCACGGCAGGCCCTCGCGGCCATTCGGACGGCCTCTGCCAAGGGTTGA
- a CDS encoding carbonic anhydrase yields MIPSLLVAGLYFALPAQHAPATEALSPETALAELKAGNQRFVEGRRSRSLRSAEDPRVRELLAGGQHPLAVIVTCSDSRLADNYIFDQELGRLFTIREAGNSPDTQGLASAEYAVEHLGCPVVVVMGHTACGAVAAVAEANGKPLPGNLWIFQASMAGLLETTPRGSDDVKSHLKRLSAVNAQRQAKAMVARSEILREKVAEGHLRVVAALYDLSSGTVTWLPEVQEAHAAKGRKTH; encoded by the coding sequence ATGATCCCCTCCCTTCTGGTCGCCGGCCTCTATTTCGCCCTGCCCGCCCAGCACGCCCCGGCGACCGAGGCCCTCTCGCCCGAGACGGCCCTGGCCGAGCTCAAGGCCGGGAACCAGCGCTTCGTGGAGGGCCGCCGCTCCCGGAGCCTGCGCAGCGCCGAGGACCCGCGGGTGCGCGAGCTCCTGGCCGGGGGCCAGCATCCCCTGGCGGTGATCGTCACCTGCAGCGACAGCCGCCTCGCGGACAACTACATCTTCGACCAGGAACTCGGCCGGCTCTTCACCATCCGCGAGGCCGGCAACAGCCCCGACACGCAGGGCCTCGCCTCCGCGGAGTACGCGGTGGAGCACCTGGGCTGTCCGGTGGTGGTGGTCATGGGCCACACCGCCTGCGGCGCCGTGGCGGCCGTGGCCGAGGCCAACGGCAAGCCGCTGCCCGGCAACCTGTGGATCTTCCAGGCCTCCATGGCCGGGCTCCTGGAGACCACCCCCAGGGGGTCGGACGACGTGAAGAGCCACCTGAAGCGCCTGTCCGCGGTGAACGCCCAGCGCCAGGCCAAGGCCATGGTGGCGCGCAGCGAGATCCTGCGGGAGAAGGTGGCCGAAGGCCACCTGAGGGTCGTGGCGGCGCTCTACGACCTGTCCTCGGGCACCGTGACCTGGCTGCCCGAAGTCCAGGAGGCGCACGCCGCCAAGGGGCGCAAGACGCACTAG